The Pantoea nemavictus genome includes a region encoding these proteins:
- a CDS encoding sulfite exporter TauE/SafE family protein, with translation MDWFVVSPLVIGVLFFVAMLAAFIDSIAGGGGLLTVPSLLAAGLSPAQALATNKLQSVGGSFSASLYFIRRGAVKLNEQWLNIAMTFLGAVGGTVLIQHLQADVLRQILPLLLICIGLWFLLMPRLGEADRERRLHGLPYALVGGGCVGFYDGFFGPGAGSFYALAFVTLCGFNLAKATAHAKILNFTSNFGSLLFFMFGGKVVWGTGAIMLLGAFIGARLGARLVLSRGQKLIRPMVVTVSAVMSAKLLWDSHGSEVMAWLATL, from the coding sequence ATGGATTGGTTTGTTGTCAGCCCGCTGGTCATCGGCGTGCTGTTTTTTGTGGCGATGCTGGCGGCATTTATCGACTCCATCGCCGGTGGCGGTGGTTTGCTCACCGTGCCGTCGTTGCTGGCAGCCGGGCTTTCTCCCGCGCAGGCGCTAGCCACCAATAAGCTGCAATCGGTCGGCGGATCCTTCTCCGCCAGCCTCTATTTCATCCGTCGCGGTGCGGTGAAGCTGAATGAGCAGTGGCTGAATATCGCCATGACCTTTCTCGGCGCCGTCGGCGGCACCGTTCTGATTCAGCATTTGCAAGCGGATGTGCTGCGCCAAATCTTGCCGCTGCTGCTGATCTGCATTGGTTTGTGGTTCCTGCTGATGCCACGTTTGGGAGAAGCGGATCGCGAACGTCGCCTGCACGGTTTGCCCTATGCGCTGGTCGGCGGCGGCTGCGTCGGTTTCTACGACGGATTCTTTGGTCCAGGCGCAGGTTCCTTTTACGCGCTGGCCTTCGTCACGCTGTGCGGCTTTAATCTGGCGAAAGCCACCGCCCACGCCAAAATCCTAAATTTCACTTCGAATTTTGGCAGTTTGCTGTTCTTTATGTTCGGCGGAAAAGTAGTGTGGGGCACCGGCGCGATTATGCTGCTTGGGGCCTTTATCGGCGCGCGCCTCGGCGCCAGGCTGGTGCTGAGCCGCGGCCAGAAGCTGATCCGCCCGATGGTGGTGACGGTTTCTGCGGTGATGAGCGCCAAATTATTGTGGGATAGCCACGGCAGCGAAGTGATGGCCTGGCTAGCAACGCTGTAA